In Arthrobacter sp. B3I4, the following proteins share a genomic window:
- the nrdE gene encoding class 1b ribonucleoside-diphosphate reductase subunit alpha, producing the protein MPAAYQGLGYHELNAMLNLYGPNGEIQFEADREAAHQYFLQHVNNNTVFFHDLEEKLDYLVKNEYYERETLDQYTMNFIRELYNRAYKKKFRFETFLGAFKFYTSYTLKTFDGKRFLERYEDRVCMVALHLARGDEKLATQMVDEIIEGRFQPATPTFLNAGKKQRGELVSCFLLRIEDNMESIGRSINSALQLSKRGGGVAFALTNIREVGAPIKQIENQSSGVIPVMKLLEDSFSYANQLGARQGAGAVYLHAHHPDIYRFLDTKRENADEKIRIKTLSLGVVIPDITFELAKKDEDMYLFSPYDVEKVYGMPFSDVSVTEKYYEMVDDSRIKKTKIKAREFFQTLAEIQFESGYPYIMFEDTVNRENPIDGKIIMSNLCSEILQVSQPTTYHDDLSYDQTGKDISCNLGSLNIAKAMDSPDFGLTIETAIRALSAVSDMSNITSVPSIARGNDQSHAIGLGQMNLHGYLARERVHYGSEEGIDFTNIYFYSVVFHAVRASNLLAIQTGQTFGGFEKSKYATGEFFDKYTNREWVPQTAKVAELFQNIHIPTQDDWRELKASVMEHGIYNQNLQAVPPTGSISYINNSTSSIHPVASKIEIRKEGKLGRVYYPAPYLTNDNLEYYQDAYEIGYEKVIDTYAAATQHVDQGLSLTLFFKDTATTRDINKAQIYAWKKGIKTIYYIRLRQLALEGTEVENCVSCML; encoded by the coding sequence ATGCCGGCCGCCTACCAGGGCCTGGGCTACCACGAGCTCAACGCCATGCTGAACCTCTACGGCCCGAACGGCGAGATCCAGTTCGAGGCCGACCGCGAGGCCGCGCACCAGTACTTCCTTCAGCACGTGAACAACAACACCGTGTTCTTCCACGACCTTGAGGAAAAGCTCGACTACCTCGTGAAGAACGAGTACTACGAGCGCGAAACCCTCGACCAGTACACGATGAACTTCATCCGCGAGCTCTACAACCGCGCGTACAAGAAGAAGTTCCGCTTCGAGACCTTCCTGGGTGCGTTCAAGTTCTACACCTCGTACACGCTGAAGACGTTCGACGGCAAGCGCTTCCTGGAGCGCTACGAGGACCGCGTCTGCATGGTGGCCCTGCACCTGGCCCGCGGCGACGAGAAGCTGGCCACCCAGATGGTCGATGAGATCATCGAAGGCCGCTTCCAGCCTGCGACCCCGACGTTCCTGAACGCCGGCAAGAAGCAGCGCGGCGAGCTGGTCTCCTGCTTCCTGCTCCGCATCGAAGACAACATGGAATCGATCGGCCGGTCCATCAACTCCGCGCTGCAGCTGTCCAAGCGCGGCGGCGGCGTGGCCTTCGCGCTGACCAACATCCGCGAGGTCGGCGCGCCGATCAAGCAGATCGAGAACCAGTCCTCCGGCGTCATCCCCGTGATGAAGCTCCTCGAGGACAGCTTCTCCTACGCCAACCAGCTTGGTGCCCGCCAGGGTGCCGGAGCGGTGTACCTGCACGCGCACCACCCGGACATCTACCGCTTCCTGGACACCAAGCGCGAGAACGCGGACGAGAAGATCCGCATCAAGACCCTCTCGCTCGGCGTCGTGATCCCGGACATCACCTTCGAGCTGGCCAAGAAGGACGAGGACATGTACCTGTTCTCGCCGTACGACGTCGAAAAGGTCTACGGCATGCCGTTCTCCGACGTCTCGGTCACCGAGAAGTACTACGAGATGGTGGACGATTCCCGGATCAAGAAGACCAAGATCAAGGCCCGCGAGTTCTTCCAGACCCTCGCCGAGATCCAGTTCGAATCCGGCTACCCGTACATCATGTTCGAGGACACCGTGAACCGGGAAAACCCGATCGACGGCAAGATCATCATGTCCAACCTGTGCTCGGAGATCCTCCAGGTCAGCCAGCCCACGACGTACCACGATGACCTGTCCTACGACCAGACCGGCAAGGACATCTCCTGCAACCTGGGTTCGCTGAACATCGCCAAGGCCATGGACTCGCCGGACTTCGGCCTGACCATCGAGACGGCCATCCGTGCGCTCTCGGCGGTGTCGGACATGTCCAACATCACCTCGGTGCCCTCGATTGCCCGCGGCAATGACCAGAGCCACGCAATCGGCCTGGGCCAGATGAACCTGCACGGCTACCTGGCCCGCGAGCGGGTGCACTACGGCTCCGAAGAGGGCATCGACTTCACGAACATCTACTTCTACTCGGTGGTGTTCCACGCGGTCCGGGCCTCCAATCTGCTGGCCATCCAGACCGGCCAGACCTTCGGCGGCTTCGAGAAGTCCAAGTATGCAACAGGTGAGTTCTTCGACAAGTACACCAACCGGGAGTGGGTCCCGCAGACGGCGAAGGTTGCCGAGCTGTTCCAGAACATCCACATCCCCACCCAGGATGACTGGCGCGAGCTGAAGGCTTCCGTCATGGAGCACGGCATCTACAACCAGAACCTGCAGGCCGTCCCGCCGACCGGCTCGATCTCCTACATCAACAACTCCACGTCCTCGATCCACCCGGTGGCGTCCAAGATTGAGATCCGCAAGGAAGGCAAGCTGGGCCGCGTGTACTACCCGGCGCCGTACCTGACGAACGACAACCTGGAGTACTACCAGGACGCGTACGAGATCGGCTACGAGAAGGTCATCGACACGTACGCCGCGGCCACGCAGCACGTGGACCAGGGCCTGTCCCTGACGCTGTTCTTCAAGGACACCGCCACCACGCGTGACATCAACAAGGCCCAGATCTACGCCTGGAAGAAGGGCATCAAGACGATCTACTACATCCGTCTCCGCCAGCTCGCGCTGGAAGGGACTGAGGTGGAAAACTGCGTCTCATGCATGTTGTAA
- a CDS encoding NUMOD3 domain-containing DNA-binding protein, with protein MMETTTATGGLVYGIRLRREVEYRYVGITTKTASRRFRQHLRVAAEGRKTPFYDWVRKQNPSDLIADELDWVEGLQELGQAEMDWISYLRREGDRLLNLSEGGMGPTGVVWTEEMREAARIRNTGRKGLSRPGAANPFYGGKHSDEQRKKWEVTRKGTNSGAHNPNFGKFGADHPSFGHKMSEESRKALSEARKGTGNPNFGKKLSAETRAKISAAQKGKPKPISQRSAHTRHHTNKGIEKADCNYCVEDSAKPSLSSESESES; from the coding sequence ATGATGGAGACGACGACGGCGACGGGCGGTTTGGTCTACGGCATCCGGCTTCGGCGGGAGGTTGAGTACCGCTACGTTGGTATCACGACCAAGACGGCCAGTCGTCGTTTCCGTCAGCACCTCCGCGTTGCTGCAGAGGGGCGCAAGACGCCGTTCTACGACTGGGTCCGGAAACAGAATCCCTCGGATCTCATCGCGGACGAGCTGGACTGGGTTGAGGGGTTGCAGGAGCTGGGCCAGGCCGAGATGGATTGGATCAGCTATCTGCGTCGCGAGGGGGATCGGCTACTGAACCTGTCGGAAGGTGGCATGGGACCGACCGGGGTGGTGTGGACCGAGGAGATGCGGGAGGCCGCGCGAATCCGGAACACCGGGCGGAAGGGGTTGAGCCGACCCGGCGCTGCAAATCCTTTCTACGGTGGAAAGCACAGTGACGAGCAGCGCAAGAAGTGGGAAGTTACTCGCAAGGGAACGAACTCCGGCGCTCACAATCCGAACTTCGGCAAGTTCGGGGCGGACCACCCGAGCTTTGGCCACAAAATGAGCGAGGAATCCCGGAAGGCTCTTTCGGAAGCCAGGAAGGGCACGGGGAATCCCAACTTCGGTAAGAAGCTAAGCGCTGAGACCCGTGCGAAAATATCCGCGGCTCAGAAGGGCAAGCCGAAGCCCATCAGCCAGCGCAGTGCACACACCAGGCACCATACAAATAAAGGCATCGAGAAAGCCGACTGCAACTATTGCGTCGAGGACTCGGCCAAACCAAGTCTCTCTTCAGAAAGCGAGTCGGAGTCATGA
- the nrdF gene encoding class 1b ribonucleoside-diphosphate reductase subunit beta — protein sequence MTEKVKLLTHVQAINWNRIQDDKDVDVWNRLVNNFWLPEKVPLSNDVQSWNTLTPAEQQLTMRVFTGLTLLDTIQGTVGAVSLIPDALTPHEEAVYTNIAFMESVHAKSYSSIFSTLASTKEIDEAFRWSTENENLQKKAQIVMDYYQGDDPLKRKVASTLLESFLFYSGFYLPMYWSSRAKLTNTADLIRLIIRDEAVHGYYIGYKFQRALETVSEERRQEIKDYTFELLFELYENEVQYTHDLYDGVGLAEDVKKFLHYNANKALMNLGYEAMFPASVTDVNPAILSALSPNADENHDFFSGSGSSYVIGKAVNTEDDDWDF from the coding sequence ATGACAGAAAAAGTGAAGCTTCTCACCCACGTTCAGGCCATCAACTGGAACCGCATCCAGGACGACAAGGACGTTGACGTCTGGAACCGCCTGGTCAACAACTTCTGGCTGCCGGAGAAGGTGCCGCTGTCCAACGACGTCCAGTCGTGGAACACGCTGACCCCGGCTGAGCAGCAGCTCACCATGCGCGTCTTCACCGGCCTGACCCTGCTGGACACCATCCAGGGCACCGTCGGCGCCGTCTCGCTGATCCCGGACGCGCTCACCCCGCATGAAGAGGCCGTCTACACGAATATCGCGTTCATGGAGTCGGTGCACGCCAAGAGCTACTCGTCCATCTTCTCCACCCTGGCCTCCACCAAGGAGATCGACGAGGCGTTCCGCTGGTCCACCGAGAACGAGAACCTTCAGAAGAAGGCCCAGATCGTCATGGACTACTACCAGGGCGACGACCCGCTGAAGCGCAAGGTTGCCTCAACGCTGCTGGAGAGCTTCCTGTTCTACTCCGGCTTCTACCTGCCGATGTACTGGTCCTCGCGGGCCAAGCTGACGAACACGGCCGACCTGATCCGCCTGATCATCCGCGACGAGGCCGTGCACGGCTACTACATCGGCTACAAGTTCCAGCGCGCCCTGGAGACCGTTTCCGAGGAGCGCCGGCAGGAGATCAAGGACTACACCTTCGAGCTGCTCTTCGAGCTGTACGAAAACGAGGTCCAGTACACGCACGACCTGTACGACGGCGTCGGCCTGGCCGAGGACGTCAAGAAGTTCCTGCATTACAACGCCAACAAGGCCCTGATGAACCTGGGCTACGAGGCCATGTTCCCGGCATCCGTCACCGATGTGAACCCTGCCATCCTCTCGGCCCTGTCGCCGAACGCGGACGAGAACCACGACTTCTTCTCCGGGTCGGGTTCGAGTTACGTGATTGGCAAGGCTGTTAATACCGAGGATGACGACTGGGACTTCTAG
- a CDS encoding AAA family ATPase: MAASRNPLDDLRETIGHLADQFKLPGSERVDELVGDLIGPRPGPARPLSEVQAELDALVGLETVKEQVRALVALLQVQARRKAHGLPEVATSQHLVFLGNPGTGKTTVARLLAEMYRAVGLLQKGHLVEVDRSGLVGQYVGATAIKTDRVIRRALDGVLFIDEAYALAPEDGRMDFGPEAIEVLLKRMEDHRHRLVVIVAGYPQLMESFLLSNPGLRSRFAREITFPDYSVDALQTIFHQMLAQHEYTLEPGGDQMLRRILAGLHAGEDSGNARFARTLFEQALNRQALRLSLDEEQSLDALDREAVMTLTTDDIVEAALALGEEPEPEATPEPGQSRWWRWLG, encoded by the coding sequence ATGGCTGCCAGCCGCAATCCGCTCGACGACCTGCGTGAAACCATCGGCCATCTCGCCGATCAGTTCAAGCTGCCCGGGTCCGAGCGCGTTGACGAGCTGGTCGGCGATCTCATCGGTCCGAGGCCCGGGCCGGCCCGGCCGCTGTCCGAGGTGCAGGCCGAACTCGACGCGCTGGTCGGACTAGAGACCGTGAAGGAACAGGTGCGGGCCCTCGTCGCATTGCTCCAGGTCCAGGCCCGCCGTAAGGCGCACGGCCTGCCGGAGGTGGCCACATCACAGCATCTGGTGTTCCTCGGAAATCCGGGCACGGGCAAGACCACCGTGGCGCGGCTCCTGGCCGAGATGTACCGCGCGGTCGGTCTGCTGCAGAAAGGCCATCTGGTCGAGGTCGACCGTTCGGGGCTGGTGGGGCAGTACGTCGGCGCGACCGCCATCAAGACGGACAGAGTGATTCGGCGTGCGCTGGACGGCGTCCTGTTCATCGACGAGGCCTACGCGCTGGCCCCGGAGGACGGCCGGATGGACTTCGGCCCCGAGGCGATCGAGGTCCTGCTTAAGCGGATGGAGGACCACCGCCACCGCCTGGTCGTGATCGTGGCCGGGTACCCGCAGCTGATGGAGTCCTTCCTGCTCTCGAACCCCGGACTGCGCTCCCGTTTCGCCCGCGAGATAACGTTCCCCGACTACTCCGTCGACGCACTCCAGACGATCTTCCACCAGATGCTGGCCCAGCACGAGTACACGCTGGAGCCGGGTGGGGACCAGATGTTGCGCCGCATCCTCGCCGGGCTCCACGCGGGCGAGGACTCCGGCAACGCGCGGTTCGCCCGCACGCTGTTCGAGCAGGCGCTCAACCGCCAGGCCCTGCGGCTGTCGCTCGACGAGGAACAAAGTCTGGACGCGCTCGATCGTGAGGCCGTCATGACGCTCACCACGGACGACATCGTCGAGGCCGCGCTGGCTTTGGGCGAGGAGCCGGAGCCGGAAGCGACGCCGGAACCGGGGCAGTCACGCTGGTGGCGCTGGCTGGGCTGA
- a CDS encoding DUF4386 domain-containing protein has product MASRTNHPMERVTLESTRKTALTAGVFYLVTFASSIPAVFLLEPVLNHADYVVSAGNDTSVVWGCLLDLINAFACVGTAVALFPVVKRQNESVALGFVTARLFEAAVIAIGVVSLLAVVSLRQSGTAGADPGSLFSAGQALVAVRNATFLVGPGTIPAVNALLLGYLLFRSRLVPRVIPILGLIGAPLLLLSAILSMFGLNNQVSVLSAVATLPIFLWELSLGLYLTFKGFKPSPILSEAAAHRVGQAV; this is encoded by the coding sequence ATGGCCAGCCGCACGAACCATCCCATGGAAAGAGTGACATTGGAGTCAACCAGGAAGACCGCGCTCACTGCGGGAGTGTTCTACCTCGTTACTTTCGCGAGCTCCATTCCTGCAGTTTTCCTTTTGGAGCCCGTGTTGAATCATGCGGACTACGTGGTCAGCGCCGGCAACGACACAAGCGTGGTCTGGGGATGCCTTCTTGATTTGATCAACGCCTTCGCCTGCGTGGGCACCGCAGTGGCCCTGTTCCCGGTGGTCAAGCGGCAGAACGAGAGCGTGGCGCTTGGCTTTGTCACCGCGCGGTTGTTCGAAGCCGCCGTCATCGCTATCGGCGTTGTTAGCCTGTTGGCGGTGGTGTCGCTGAGGCAGAGCGGAACCGCCGGAGCGGATCCGGGGTCACTATTCAGTGCCGGCCAGGCACTTGTGGCCGTCCGGAATGCTACGTTCCTGGTGGGACCTGGGACTATCCCGGCCGTCAACGCGTTGCTGCTGGGTTACCTTCTGTTCCGATCCCGGCTCGTACCGCGGGTTATCCCCATCCTGGGACTGATCGGGGCCCCACTGCTGCTTCTGTCGGCGATCCTCAGCATGTTCGGCCTGAACAACCAGGTTTCCGTCCTGTCCGCGGTGGCGACCCTGCCCATCTTCCTTTGGGAACTGTCCCTCGGGCTATACCTGACGTTCAAGGGGTTTAAGCCCTCCCCTATCCTTTCCGAAGCCGCTGCACACCGGGTGGGCCAGGCAGTCTAG